Proteins co-encoded in one Microbacterium hydrocarbonoxydans genomic window:
- a CDS encoding response regulator transcription factor, which produces MRILICEDSVLLREGLVRLLEDAGHSVVAALPDIEGLDEAVAETAPELCILDVRLPPTFTDEGIRAALHLRDTNPALPLLVLSQYVEERYASDLIAAQGGPLGYLLKDRVADVSEFLASVQRISEGATVLDPEVVAQLLTRRNRDDRMLRLTERERTVLALIAEGKSNQAIAALLFLSEASVEKHITAIFQKLGLEQGESGNRRVLAALAHIENTGGTPPTGQTGMGR; this is translated from the coding sequence ATGCGCATCCTGATCTGCGAGGACTCCGTCCTGCTGCGTGAGGGTCTCGTGCGGCTGCTCGAAGACGCCGGACACAGCGTCGTCGCGGCGCTGCCCGACATCGAGGGCCTCGATGAGGCGGTCGCCGAGACTGCTCCGGAACTGTGCATCCTCGACGTGCGGTTGCCTCCGACCTTCACGGACGAGGGCATCCGTGCCGCACTGCACCTTCGCGACACGAACCCCGCTCTGCCGCTGCTCGTGCTGTCGCAGTACGTCGAGGAGCGGTACGCGTCCGATCTGATCGCCGCACAGGGCGGACCGCTGGGCTATCTGCTCAAGGACCGCGTGGCCGATGTCTCGGAGTTCCTCGCGTCGGTGCAGCGCATCTCGGAGGGAGCGACGGTGCTCGATCCCGAGGTGGTCGCGCAGCTGCTGACGCGTCGCAACCGAGACGACCGGATGCTGCGGCTCACCGAGCGTGAGCGCACAGTGCTGGCCTTGATCGCCGAGGGCAAGTCGAATCAGGCGATCGCCGCGCTGCTCTTCCTCTCAGAGGCGAGCGTCGAGAAGCACATCACCGCGATCTTCCAGAAGCTGGGCCTCGAGCAGGGCGAGTCGGGAAACCGCCGAGTGCTCGCCGCGCTGGCGCATATCGAGAACACGGGCGGTACGCCGCCGACCGGACAGACAGGAATGGGACGATGA
- a CDS encoding histidine kinase, which produces MTTQTATPPATTATKPPLRIVLTILHLAGIGVIGGFIFATLSGLLGTGLGLLFAAGVGVVLLVGLVYAIFGVGWFEVARVGALYTTPIAPLRWRPRDRPGFVGWLRSLGRQAIDGRMWRAVANFAITAVLGWIVLRLACGVVWSIVICFAPLAGTETVIGPFGGGGIDAAWAPLIGILGIAASIAGMIGLALLHRVISLAVVIRSREAELTERVRTSSAQREGAVRAADLERTRIERDLHDGVQPRLVSVGMTLGLAQQKIDSDPAVAKELISEAHTSTKAAITELRQLARGIHASVLDDRGLDAALSALASRSHIPVSLDVRMDGRCSREAEAAVYFSIAESLTNAAKHSRASETRVTVRLREGGVLWARVEDNGMGGAQVQPGGGLDGIANRILAAGGTFRLESPLGGPTSLEVNVPCAS; this is translated from the coding sequence ATGACGACACAGACTGCCACGCCACCAGCGACGACGGCCACGAAACCGCCGCTGCGCATCGTGCTCACGATCCTGCATCTCGCCGGCATCGGGGTCATCGGTGGATTCATCTTCGCGACCCTCTCGGGTCTCCTCGGCACGGGCCTGGGCTTGCTCTTCGCAGCCGGCGTGGGAGTCGTGCTCCTCGTAGGACTCGTCTACGCGATCTTCGGTGTCGGCTGGTTCGAGGTCGCCCGGGTCGGCGCGCTGTATACGACGCCGATCGCACCTCTTCGGTGGCGCCCGCGGGACCGCCCCGGATTCGTCGGGTGGCTGCGCTCCCTCGGACGTCAGGCGATCGACGGTCGCATGTGGCGGGCGGTGGCCAACTTCGCCATCACCGCTGTTCTCGGTTGGATCGTGCTGCGGCTGGCATGCGGCGTCGTCTGGTCGATCGTGATCTGCTTCGCTCCGCTGGCCGGCACCGAGACCGTGATCGGCCCGTTCGGAGGCGGGGGCATCGACGCGGCGTGGGCGCCGCTGATCGGCATCCTCGGGATCGCCGCCTCCATCGCCGGCATGATCGGGCTCGCCCTGCTGCACCGCGTGATCTCGCTGGCGGTCGTGATCCGCAGCCGTGAGGCCGAGCTCACCGAGCGTGTGCGCACCAGCAGTGCGCAGCGGGAGGGAGCGGTGCGTGCGGCCGACCTGGAGCGCACTCGCATCGAGCGCGACCTGCACGACGGCGTCCAGCCGCGGCTCGTGTCGGTCGGGATGACCCTGGGCCTTGCACAGCAGAAGATCGACAGCGACCCCGCTGTCGCGAAGGAGCTCATCTCCGAAGCACACACCTCGACGAAGGCGGCGATCACCGAGCTGCGACAGCTCGCCCGAGGCATCCACGCCTCTGTGCTCGATGACCGAGGACTCGACGCCGCGCTGTCGGCGCTCGCCAGCCGCTCCCACATTCCGGTGAGCCTCGATGTGCGCATGGACGGTCGCTGCAGTCGAGAGGCCGAGGCCGCCGTGTACTTCTCGATCGCCGAGTCGCTCACCAACGCGGCGAAGCACTCCCGTGCCAGTGAGACGCGGGTGACCGTGCGACTGCGTGAAGGCGGAGTCCTCTGGGCTCGCGTCGAGGACAACGGCATGGGCGGTGCGCAGGTGCAGCCCGGCGGCGGACTCGACGGCATCGCGAACCGCATTCTGGCTGCGGGCGGAACCTTCCGCCTCGAGAGCCCGCTCGGCGGACCGACCAGCCTGGAGGTGAACGTGCCATGCGCATCCTGA
- a CDS encoding DUF3566 domain-containing protein — MSTVADKLAKKSTRKTGGKQVRLRLVYVDFWSAVKLSFLGAVALAIVTMVSFFLIYLVLQATNVISQADEFVGTITSDSVRISEVAGLPQVMAFAAVVSILNLIVFTVLGAVVAGIYNVAVKVTGGLLVGFTSN; from the coding sequence ATGAGCACGGTAGCCGACAAGCTGGCGAAGAAGTCGACCCGTAAGACCGGAGGGAAGCAGGTTCGCCTGCGCCTCGTCTATGTCGACTTCTGGTCGGCCGTGAAGCTCTCCTTCCTGGGAGCGGTCGCGCTCGCGATCGTCACCATGGTGTCGTTCTTCCTGATCTATCTCGTGCTGCAGGCGACCAACGTCATCAGCCAGGCCGACGAGTTCGTGGGCACGATCACCAGCGACTCGGTGCGGATCTCGGAGGTCGCGGGTCTGCCGCAGGTCATGGCCTTCGCCGCCGTGGTCTCGATCCTGAACCTGATCGTCTTCACGGTTCTCGGCGCGGTCGTCGCCGGTATCTACAACGTCGCGGTGAAGGTGACCGGCGGCCTGCTCGTCGGCTTCACCTCGAACTGA